A stretch of the Thermofilum adornatum genome encodes the following:
- the cmr5 gene encoding type III-B CRISPR module-associated protein Cmr5, with the protein MTTQKVGPVELALEIFKEIAENDVKSEKIGSKLRTRAREGPELIRTMGLIPTLSFYYAKAQDALLSSKKEPEPVAYMLYLKAILLYLEKIGIIQNASQVFYLQKEIEELQNKKDASGDGKNKQIEEKGKQLKQNMLSILDDLLNKSSVAKNLLDPYLIEFKRLCEATWEREK; encoded by the coding sequence ATGACTACCCAAAAAGTAGGCCCCGTCGAGTTGGCGCTTGAAATATTCAAGGAAATTGCAGAAAATGACGTAAAAAGTGAAAAAATAGGCTCCAAGCTACGGACAAGAGCAAGAGAGGGGCCGGAACTCATAAGAACAATGGGGCTTATACCCACGCTTTCCTTCTACTATGCCAAGGCCCAAGATGCCCTCCTATCATCGAAAAAGGAACCCGAGCCCGTCGCCTATATGCTCTACCTAAAAGCCATCTTGTTATACCTAGAAAAGATAGGTATAATTCAAAATGCAAGCCAAGTATTCTACCTGCAAAAAGAAATTGAAGAGCTACAAAATAAAAAAGATGCCAGCGGGGATGGAAAAAACAAGCAAATAGAGGAAAAAGGAAAACAATTAAAACAAAATATGCTCTCTATTCTCGACGATCTTCTGAACAAATCATCCGTTGCAAAAAATCTACTTGACCCCTACCTCATAGAATTCAAGAGACTATGCGAAGCAACATGGGAAAGAGAAAAATAG